From Diaminobutyricibacter sp. McL0608, one genomic window encodes:
- a CDS encoding acyl-CoA thioesterase/bile acid-CoA:amino acid N-acyltransferase family protein yields MKWHTRTAVVALVLSALALAGCSENSQGQPVGPHFVALPYSVVMRDPAVSLVGLNPGDRVRLTAYVDAPGGRWQSHATYTVPATGTIDFAAARPQLAPFGSPDASGLVWSLRGPALPPDVAAHVWTESILALHIAAVDNGALVASTVVDLTGLGMMVKPLTVFGYQLRGPRAHPSTTEEDYAVGRFYPPQFPLRPRAPAILIFDDDTTGASEQYVAPFFSLLGNAVFVIPAERTPDGVHLASTYSADRIGAIIAWLANRPEVDPHHIFVYGSSQSEQVALWTAAHFSSLIFGAFGAAGTTALLCSHEDALSMVLDGSGHAPCASNGNLVDDRRVVSLAKLAGPVLLACSRSDEILPVACGWQESAMRQRGARPDDVLIQFDAAAHAITVPPGYPIALPSAAGAQATERARMTFWNAIARALQRTAVL; encoded by the coding sequence ATGAAGTGGCATACCCGGACTGCGGTAGTGGCGCTGGTGCTCAGCGCGCTCGCGCTGGCCGGATGCTCAGAGAACTCGCAAGGACAGCCGGTCGGACCCCATTTCGTCGCGCTCCCGTACAGCGTTGTGATGCGTGACCCTGCGGTTTCGCTCGTCGGTCTCAACCCCGGCGACCGAGTCCGTCTGACGGCATACGTGGATGCCCCGGGAGGCCGGTGGCAATCCCACGCGACCTACACCGTGCCGGCGACAGGGACCATCGACTTCGCGGCCGCGCGGCCCCAGCTCGCCCCATTCGGCTCGCCCGACGCATCCGGGCTCGTCTGGTCGCTCCGTGGGCCCGCGCTTCCACCCGATGTCGCTGCCCACGTCTGGACCGAGTCGATACTCGCGTTGCACATCGCCGCCGTAGACAACGGTGCCCTCGTCGCATCGACCGTGGTCGATCTGACCGGACTCGGCATGATGGTGAAACCGCTCACGGTGTTCGGGTACCAGCTTCGCGGCCCGCGCGCACATCCGTCGACCACCGAGGAGGACTACGCGGTCGGCCGGTTCTATCCGCCCCAGTTCCCGCTGCGGCCGCGCGCGCCCGCGATTCTCATCTTCGACGACGACACGACAGGAGCATCTGAACAGTATGTCGCTCCGTTCTTCTCCCTCCTGGGAAATGCCGTGTTCGTCATTCCGGCTGAGCGCACCCCCGATGGCGTCCACCTTGCTTCGACGTACTCGGCCGACCGGATCGGTGCGATCATCGCCTGGCTCGCGAACCGCCCGGAAGTCGACCCCCACCACATCTTCGTGTACGGGTCCTCCCAGTCGGAGCAGGTCGCGCTGTGGACGGCCGCACACTTCAGTTCCCTCATCTTCGGCGCATTCGGCGCCGCAGGGACGACGGCACTCCTGTGCAGCCACGAGGACGCGCTCTCGATGGTGCTCGATGGCTCCGGGCATGCGCCGTGCGCGAGCAACGGCAACCTGGTGGACGACCGCAGAGTCGTGTCGCTGGCGAAACTGGCGGGACCTGTGCTCCTGGCCTGCAGTCGTTCCGACGAGATCCTCCCTGTCGCGTGTGGTTGGCAGGAGTCCGCGATGCGACAGCGCGGCGCCCGACCCGATGACGTGCTCATCCAGTTCGACGCGGCAGCCCACGCGATCACTGTGCCGCCCGGATATCCGATCGCGCTGCCCTCCGCCGCAGGTGCGCAGGCGACCGAACGCGCACGGATGACATTCTGGAACGCGATCGCTCGTGCGCTGCAGAGAACGGCGGTTCTGTGA
- a CDS encoding acyl-CoA thioesterase/bile acid-CoA:amino acid N-acyltransferase family protein — MKWHARSTAVALLLGALALAGCSGAPQRAQVGPHFVTAPLVYLSTVLWPPPLSLVGLTPGSRIQLAAHVDAPGGRWESDATYTVPGTGIIDLNAVRPQLAPFGSPDSAGLIWSLQGPDLAPDAAARMWTESTIGVHIAALDDGRVVASTVLDLAGLGSTMTPINVLADELGGTAANPSTAEDDSIAGAFYRPQGPYRPHAPAVILFDDDATGASRPYVAPLFALFGSGVFVVPVERAADQVHVTSTFDTARLAAIIGWLDNRPDVDPRHIFVYGSSQSEQLALWTAAHFPSRIYGVFGAGGATALLCRSPEGVSTIFDRSGQVPCERNSDTVNDFSVVSLAGLAGPVVLACTRADEVLPNACGWQDSSMRQRGRHSGDADIRVDGAAHSITVPPGLPLGLPPVPGAQATERARVSFWNAVAETILRTARS, encoded by the coding sequence ATGAAGTGGCATGCACGGTCGACAGCGGTGGCGCTGCTCCTCGGCGCCCTCGCGCTCGCAGGGTGTTCGGGCGCTCCGCAACGCGCGCAGGTGGGTCCCCATTTCGTCACGGCGCCCCTCGTCTATCTCAGCACCGTCCTCTGGCCGCCGCCGCTTTCGCTCGTCGGGCTCACTCCGGGGTCGCGCATCCAGCTCGCCGCCCATGTGGATGCTCCCGGCGGCCGGTGGGAGTCGGACGCGACCTACACGGTTCCGGGCACGGGCATCATCGACCTGAACGCAGTGAGGCCGCAGCTCGCGCCGTTCGGCTCGCCGGACTCCGCCGGCCTCATCTGGTCACTTCAGGGACCCGACCTCGCACCGGATGCCGCCGCGCGGATGTGGACGGAATCGACGATCGGAGTGCACATCGCGGCTCTCGACGACGGCCGTGTCGTCGCATCCACGGTGCTGGATCTCGCCGGACTCGGCTCGACCATGACGCCGATCAACGTGCTGGCGGATGAGCTCGGCGGCACCGCTGCGAACCCGTCGACCGCCGAGGACGATTCGATCGCCGGGGCGTTCTACCGCCCGCAGGGCCCCTACCGCCCTCACGCGCCCGCCGTGATCCTGTTCGACGACGATGCGACCGGTGCGTCGCGTCCGTACGTCGCTCCGTTGTTCGCGCTTTTCGGCAGCGGTGTCTTCGTCGTTCCGGTCGAACGTGCCGCCGATCAGGTGCATGTCACGTCGACGTTCGACACGGCGCGGCTGGCCGCGATCATCGGCTGGCTCGACAACCGACCCGACGTCGATCCCCGACACATCTTCGTCTACGGATCGTCTCAGTCGGAGCAGCTGGCACTCTGGACGGCCGCACACTTCCCGTCTCGTATCTACGGCGTATTCGGCGCGGGTGGCGCGACAGCGCTGCTCTGCCGTTCGCCGGAAGGCGTCTCGACGATCTTCGACCGATCGGGACAGGTGCCCTGCGAACGCAACAGTGACACGGTCAACGATTTCAGCGTGGTCTCTCTAGCCGGCCTCGCCGGCCCTGTCGTGCTCGCGTGCACTCGCGCAGACGAGGTCCTCCCGAACGCGTGCGGATGGCAGGACTCGTCGATGCGCCAGCGCGGAAGGCATTCGGGGGATGCGGACATTCGGGTCGACGGGGCGGCTCATTCGATCACGGTGCCGCCGGGGCTTCCGCTCGGGCTGCCTCCGGTGCCGGGGGCTCAGGCGACCGAACGTGCACGCGTGTCGTTCTGGAACGCCGTCGCCGAGACCATCCTGAGAACGGCACGGTCGTGA
- a CDS encoding acyl-CoA thioesterase/bile acid-CoA:amino acid N-acyltransferase family protein, whose product MRRRIGRKVVAFAAAMMLGAVLSACTADAGTPGTRFVIGQLNAITTDPVTISLVGLQPGLDVTVAATVAKAGQHWRSRAIYPVPPSGAVDLGAARPSLAPYPAADASGLLWSLEGPPQTQAQLEHLWAGGDIDIELMASEGGHVVATTKIHRPGLAGFATVTPVFAGDVIRNAMGKPMGGTAYDLRIGTFYRPAALETGRKPAVVLIDGDDGGSSAPFIAGQLALAGFPTFVLPAFGPEGQIPGSSALSVESFDAGLSWLRSQPNIDPQRIFTFGSWRASPLALWLASNEPQRIYGAIGASGATALLCTSESGTAIITHDGVGVPCEDPGRTIADMSLIRLDRIPGPVLLACGETDETLGNACSWLGAGVSVRGSRPGDEFIRAPGAGHEITVPPMLPIGLAGLDPKTAQATESARVAFWSGVVLMLQAATE is encoded by the coding sequence GTGAGACGGCGCATCGGACGGAAGGTCGTCGCGTTCGCCGCCGCGATGATGCTCGGAGCAGTGCTGTCCGCATGCACCGCGGATGCGGGGACTCCCGGCACCCGTTTCGTCATCGGCCAGCTGAACGCAATCACGACGGATCCCGTCACCATTTCGCTCGTCGGGCTGCAACCGGGCCTCGATGTGACCGTGGCAGCGACGGTCGCCAAGGCGGGCCAGCACTGGCGCTCGCGCGCGATCTATCCGGTGCCGCCCAGTGGAGCGGTCGATCTCGGAGCGGCTCGGCCGTCGCTGGCTCCCTACCCGGCCGCCGACGCGTCGGGACTGCTCTGGTCGCTCGAGGGGCCGCCCCAGACTCAGGCCCAGCTCGAACACCTCTGGGCGGGCGGAGACATCGACATCGAACTCATGGCGAGCGAGGGCGGCCACGTGGTGGCGACGACGAAGATTCACCGGCCGGGGCTCGCCGGCTTCGCGACCGTCACGCCGGTGTTCGCGGGCGACGTCATACGGAACGCCATGGGCAAGCCGATGGGTGGAACGGCCTACGACCTGCGCATCGGCACGTTCTATCGGCCGGCAGCGCTCGAGACCGGACGAAAGCCCGCTGTCGTGCTGATCGACGGCGACGACGGGGGATCGTCCGCGCCGTTCATCGCCGGCCAGCTCGCACTCGCGGGCTTCCCGACATTCGTGCTCCCCGCCTTCGGACCCGAAGGCCAGATCCCCGGGTCCTCCGCGTTGTCGGTGGAGTCATTCGATGCCGGGCTGTCGTGGCTGCGAAGCCAGCCGAACATCGATCCGCAGCGCATCTTCACCTTCGGGTCGTGGCGCGCATCCCCTCTCGCGCTCTGGCTCGCCTCGAACGAGCCGCAGCGGATCTACGGGGCCATCGGCGCCTCCGGTGCGACCGCGCTGCTCTGCACGTCGGAATCCGGCACCGCGATAATCACCCACGACGGAGTCGGGGTGCCGTGCGAGGACCCCGGTCGTACGATCGCTGACATGTCGCTGATCCGGCTCGATCGCATCCCGGGTCCCGTGCTGCTCGCGTGCGGAGAGACGGACGAGACCCTGGGCAATGCATGCTCCTGGCTCGGCGCCGGCGTGAGCGTCCGCGGATCACGGCCGGGGGACGAGTTCATCCGCGCGCCCGGGGCCGGCCATGAGATCACCGTGCCGCCGATGCTGCCCATCGGCCTCGCCGGACTGGATCCGAAGACCGCGCAGGCGACGGAGAGCGCACGGGTCGCATTCTGGTCCGGGGTCGTGCTCATGCTGCAGGCGGCGACCGAATGA
- a CDS encoding acyl-CoA thioesterase/bile acid-CoA:amino acid N-acyltransferase family protein: MMMRRLLAAIASLGLLASLVACTTGGPSQAGAHFVVSKDPSASWWPLDIWVEGLAPGHTVTITASAQSSGLWTSRATYGVPADGVVDLGTATPLLAPFSQPDAMGLFWSLARSNAGSSTANDGWSDGTVTIDLTAAVDGRAVATYAVHRMGLGTIVGSHAVFDSGFLGDFFSPTGSSVGLQPAVLVLDGADNGMQSGVLAAAQIAGLGYPALALSSFGSAGGVSSGTLHAETLLAALAWLRAQPGVDDDRVFVFGASRSAPLALWAAVQYPALVYGAIAPSGTTGVICTSPVPVPAITIGGAWVPCTTGTNTVRPADVLMLAQIQGPVVLACAGKDETLPNACDWMTAGENARGNQIGDTFLRATGATHALYIPPYSPLYLPSSSTAQATENARVAFWRAVERTLRGASRT, translated from the coding sequence ATGATGATGAGACGTCTCCTGGCCGCGATCGCGTCCCTCGGCCTCCTCGCCTCGCTCGTCGCCTGCACGACGGGCGGACCGTCGCAGGCCGGTGCTCATTTCGTGGTGAGCAAGGACCCGAGCGCGTCGTGGTGGCCTCTCGACATCTGGGTAGAAGGCCTCGCTCCCGGCCATACGGTGACGATCACGGCGAGTGCGCAGTCGAGCGGCCTGTGGACATCGCGGGCGACGTATGGGGTGCCGGCGGACGGCGTCGTCGACCTGGGCACGGCCACGCCGCTGCTCGCGCCGTTCAGCCAGCCGGATGCGATGGGACTGTTCTGGTCGCTGGCCAGATCGAACGCCGGCTCGTCCACCGCGAACGACGGATGGAGCGACGGAACCGTGACGATCGATCTCACGGCAGCCGTGGATGGCCGGGCCGTCGCCACCTACGCGGTCCATCGGATGGGGCTCGGAACCATCGTGGGATCCCACGCCGTGTTCGACAGCGGATTCCTGGGCGACTTCTTCTCACCCACCGGCTCGTCGGTCGGGCTCCAGCCGGCGGTCCTCGTGCTCGACGGCGCGGACAACGGGATGCAGTCCGGGGTGCTCGCTGCGGCACAGATCGCCGGGCTCGGCTACCCGGCGCTCGCGCTCTCGTCGTTCGGCTCGGCCGGGGGAGTGTCGTCGGGCACGCTGCACGCCGAGACGCTCCTGGCCGCCCTCGCGTGGCTGCGCGCGCAGCCCGGCGTCGACGACGATCGGGTGTTCGTGTTCGGGGCCTCCCGGTCGGCGCCGCTGGCACTCTGGGCGGCAGTGCAGTATCCCGCGCTCGTGTACGGAGCGATCGCGCCGTCGGGAACGACCGGGGTGATCTGCACCTCGCCCGTGCCCGTCCCGGCGATCACCATCGGCGGAGCGTGGGTGCCGTGCACGACCGGGACGAACACGGTCAGGCCTGCGGACGTGCTGATGCTCGCGCAGATCCAGGGACCCGTTGTGCTCGCGTGTGCGGGAAAGGACGAGACGCTGCCGAACGCATGCGACTGGATGACCGCCGGCGAGAACGCGCGCGGGAACCAGATCGGGGACACCTTCCTTCGCGCAACCGGCGCGACGCACGCGCTCTACATCCCGCCGTACAGTCCGCTCTACCTCCCGTCATCGTCCACGGCGCAGGCCACGGAGAACGCGCGGGTCGCCTTCTGGCGTGCGGTCGAGCGCACCCTGAGGGGTGCGAGTCGCACCTGA
- a CDS encoding DNA polymerase III subunit gamma and tau yields the protein MVTALYRRYRPDTFAEMIGQSQVTEPLMTALRTNRVNHAYLFSGPRGCGKTTSARILARCLNCAEGPTDTPCGVCASCVELSRDGGGSLDVVEIDAASHNGVDDARDIRERAIFAPARDRYKIFILDEAHMVTPQGFNALLKIVEEPPEHVKFIFATTEPEKVIGTIRSRTHHYPFRLVPPAQMLDYVQKLCDAEGVTVAPGVLPLVVRAGGGSPRDTLSLLDQLMAGSEGDSVEYERAVALLGYTHAALLDEVVDAIGVRDAAGAFAAVDRVIQTGQDPRRFVEDLLERLRDLIVVAATSAEGAAAVLRGVPQDELDRMSVQATKFGAAELSRSADIVNAALTEMTGATSPRLHLELMIARILVPSSDASERGALARVERLERRVGVSDSVEGASGGTYVAPQPPVAAQPAPVRPAVAADAPPAAASAGGASAGGASAGGASEAGGPAAPAAQTASAPVGPVTTQQVKDAWPQILDAVQRAKRSAWMVVFTAQVRSLNDDVLSLSFPSDNDVASFRQQGAGQGVSEYLRQAIVDLLGIRVKFIARADGAPPAAAPATVSAVSPDDPSSTKPAATPPATEKTVSDEASPQKATAQKQKAPVEQKATAQKGSAQRAPGQKPPAQASAAVTTTWATVTIPGSGAVAVDDAPRVDERPADVRPADDEVPFDDVPPPETEPPFEPAMTVEPAMSAGGVVPVEKAVAPARVAAQKPSENLVERPSTVSQGRATPAFQEPQRYGESVVREILGASFIEEQPVQPGGTR from the coding sequence GTGGTCACAGCCCTCTATCGCCGGTATCGGCCAGACACTTTCGCCGAGATGATCGGGCAGTCGCAGGTGACCGAGCCGCTCATGACGGCGCTGCGAACGAACCGGGTCAACCACGCCTACCTCTTCAGTGGTCCGAGAGGCTGCGGCAAGACCACGTCAGCGCGCATCCTTGCTCGCTGCCTCAACTGCGCGGAGGGGCCGACGGACACCCCGTGCGGAGTCTGCGCGAGCTGTGTCGAACTCAGCCGTGACGGCGGAGGCTCGCTCGATGTCGTCGAGATCGACGCGGCGAGCCACAACGGTGTCGACGACGCCCGTGACATCCGCGAGCGCGCCATCTTCGCTCCGGCGCGCGACCGCTACAAGATCTTCATCCTCGACGAGGCGCACATGGTGACGCCGCAAGGGTTCAACGCGCTTCTCAAGATCGTCGAAGAACCGCCGGAGCACGTGAAGTTCATCTTCGCGACGACCGAGCCCGAGAAGGTCATCGGCACCATCCGGTCGCGTACCCACCACTATCCGTTCCGGCTGGTGCCGCCCGCGCAGATGCTCGACTACGTGCAGAAACTCTGCGATGCCGAAGGCGTGACGGTGGCGCCCGGCGTCCTACCGCTCGTCGTGCGGGCCGGCGGCGGTTCCCCGCGTGACACCCTGTCGCTGCTCGACCAGCTGATGGCCGGCTCCGAAGGCGATTCGGTCGAATACGAGCGCGCAGTGGCCCTTCTCGGCTACACACACGCAGCACTCCTCGACGAGGTGGTCGATGCGATCGGCGTGCGCGATGCCGCCGGCGCGTTCGCCGCGGTCGACCGTGTGATCCAGACGGGCCAGGATCCGAGGCGGTTCGTCGAAGACCTCCTCGAGCGTCTTCGCGACCTCATCGTCGTGGCGGCGACGAGCGCCGAGGGGGCCGCAGCCGTTCTGCGGGGAGTGCCCCAGGACGAACTGGATCGCATGAGCGTCCAGGCGACCAAGTTCGGTGCGGCCGAGCTTTCGCGCTCCGCTGACATCGTCAACGCTGCGCTCACCGAGATGACCGGCGCGACGTCGCCGCGCCTGCACCTCGAACTGATGATCGCACGCATCCTCGTCCCCTCCAGCGACGCGTCCGAGCGGGGTGCCCTCGCGCGGGTCGAGCGCCTCGAACGCCGCGTCGGTGTGAGCGACTCGGTCGAGGGTGCTTCTGGTGGAACGTACGTGGCTCCGCAGCCGCCTGTCGCCGCCCAGCCCGCTCCGGTGCGGCCCGCCGTAGCCGCCGACGCCCCGCCTGCAGCTGCGTCCGCCGGTGGTGCGTCCGCCGGTGGTGCGTCCGCCGGTGGTGCGTCGGAGGCTGGTGGGCCCGCGGCACCGGCGGCGCAGACCGCGTCTGCCCCGGTCGGTCCCGTCACGACGCAGCAGGTGAAGGATGCGTGGCCGCAGATCCTCGATGCCGTCCAGCGTGCGAAGCGCAGCGCCTGGATGGTCGTGTTCACCGCGCAGGTCCGTTCGCTCAATGACGACGTGCTGTCGCTCTCCTTCCCGAGCGACAACGACGTGGCGAGCTTCCGCCAGCAGGGCGCTGGCCAGGGTGTGAGCGAGTATCTCCGCCAGGCGATCGTCGACCTCCTCGGCATCCGCGTCAAGTTCATCGCCCGTGCCGACGGCGCACCGCCTGCTGCCGCACCTGCGACCGTTTCGGCCGTCTCTCCGGACGATCCGAGTTCGACGAAGCCTGCGGCAACACCGCCGGCCACGGAGAAAACCGTGTCGGACGAGGCGTCCCCGCAGAAGGCGACTGCGCAGAAGCAGAAGGCGCCAGTGGAACAGAAGGCGACCGCGCAGAAGGGTTCAGCACAGCGGGCACCAGGCCAGAAGCCGCCGGCGCAGGCTTCCGCGGCGGTGACGACGACCTGGGCCACGGTGACGATCCCGGGCTCCGGTGCCGTCGCGGTCGACGACGCGCCTCGCGTCGACGAGCGCCCGGCCGACGTGCGCCCGGCCGACGACGAAGTGCCCTTCGACGATGTTCCGCCGCCCGAGACCGAACCACCGTTCGAACCCGCGATGACCGTGGAGCCAGCGATGTCGGCCGGCGGTGTGGTGCCGGTCGAGAAGGCCGTAGCTCCCGCGCGTGTGGCTGCCCAGAAGCCGTCGGAGAACCTCGTCGAGAGGCCGTCGACCGTGTCACAGGGGCGCGCGACTCCCGCCTTCCAGGAGCCGCAGCGCTATGGAGAATCGGTCGTTCGCGAAATTCTCGGCGCCAGCTTCATCGAAGAGCAGCCGGTCCAGCCGGGCGGGACGAGGTAG
- the recR gene encoding recombination mediator RecR, protein MYEGIVQELIDELGRLPGIGPKSAQRIAFHILQTETFDVTRLAEVLLEVRDKVRFCEICGNVSEQETCTICRDPRRNPALICVVEEAKDVVAIERTREFRGLYHVLGGAISPIDGVGPDDLRIRQLMQRLADNTVQEVIIATDPNLEGEATATYLSRLLSALEIRVTRLASGLPVGGDLEYADEVTLGRAFEGRRVVS, encoded by the coding sequence GTGTACGAAGGCATCGTTCAGGAACTGATCGACGAACTCGGTCGTCTGCCCGGAATCGGGCCCAAGTCGGCCCAGCGCATCGCGTTCCACATCCTCCAGACCGAGACGTTCGACGTCACCCGGCTCGCCGAAGTGCTCCTCGAAGTGCGCGACAAGGTGCGGTTCTGCGAGATCTGCGGCAACGTCTCAGAACAAGAGACCTGCACGATCTGTCGTGACCCGCGGCGCAACCCGGCGCTCATCTGCGTCGTCGAAGAGGCCAAAGACGTCGTGGCCATCGAACGAACACGCGAGTTCCGCGGTCTCTACCACGTGCTCGGCGGCGCAATCAGCCCGATCGACGGCGTCGGCCCCGACGACCTCCGCATTCGTCAGCTGATGCAGCGTCTCGCCGACAACACCGTGCAGGAGGTCATCATCGCCACCGACCCCAACCTCGAAGGCGAAGCGACCGCCACCTACCTCAGCCGGTTGCTCAGCGCGCTCGAGATCCGGGTGACTCGGCTCGCATCCGGTCTGCCCGTCGGCGGAGACCTCGAGTACGCCGACGAGGTCACCCTCGGGCGCGCCTTCGAAGGCCGCCGCGTCGTCTCCTGA
- a CDS encoding aspartate kinase, with protein MALIVQKYGGSSVADAESIKRVAKRIVETRKGGNEVVVAVSAMGDTTDELLDLAHAVTPIPAPRELDMLLTAGERISMALLAMAIRSMGYDARSFTGSQAGMITDAQHGAARIVDVTPGRIRDALDDGAIAIVAGFQGFNRDTKDITTLGRGGSDTTAVALAAALNAEICEIYTDVDGVFTADPRIVPMARKIDRITSEEMLELAAAGAKVLYIRAVEYARRHGVTLHVRSSFNNNEGTLVLHENAAQAAKQEDGSTVEEPIIAGVATDLSEAKITVVGVPDVPGKAAQIFKIVAKTDANVDMIVQNVSAAATGLTDISFTLPKSEGQRVLTALKAEQGDVGFQSLQYDDQIGKLALVGAGMRTNSGVSAKLFEALYEAGINIEMISTSEIRISVVTRADSVNEAARVVHRAFGLDGDATAIVYAGTGR; from the coding sequence GTGGCCCTAATCGTGCAGAAGTACGGCGGATCATCCGTCGCCGACGCCGAGAGCATCAAACGCGTGGCGAAGCGAATCGTTGAAACCCGTAAGGGTGGAAACGAGGTCGTTGTCGCCGTCTCGGCCATGGGTGACACCACCGACGAACTGCTCGACCTGGCGCATGCCGTCACGCCCATCCCAGCCCCGCGCGAACTCGACATGCTCCTCACCGCCGGTGAGCGCATTTCGATGGCACTCCTCGCCATGGCGATCCGCAGCATGGGCTACGACGCACGCTCCTTCACCGGCAGCCAAGCCGGCATGATCACGGATGCGCAGCACGGTGCCGCGCGTATCGTCGACGTCACCCCCGGGCGCATCCGCGACGCCCTCGACGATGGCGCGATCGCGATCGTGGCGGGCTTCCAGGGCTTCAACCGGGACACCAAAGACATCACCACGCTCGGTCGCGGCGGTTCCGACACGACCGCCGTCGCCCTCGCTGCCGCCCTCAACGCGGAGATCTGCGAGATCTACACCGACGTCGACGGCGTGTTCACGGCCGATCCGCGCATCGTGCCCATGGCCCGCAAGATCGATCGCATCACCAGCGAAGAAATGCTCGAACTGGCTGCGGCGGGCGCGAAGGTGTTGTACATCCGCGCGGTCGAGTACGCGCGCCGACACGGCGTGACCCTTCATGTGCGGTCGTCGTTCAACAACAACGAGGGCACGCTCGTGCTACATGAGAATGCGGCCCAGGCCGCGAAGCAGGAAGACGGAAGCACTGTGGAAGAACCCATCATCGCCGGGGTCGCAACCGACCTCAGCGAAGCGAAGATCACGGTCGTCGGAGTACCCGACGTTCCCGGCAAGGCGGCTCAGATCTTCAAGATCGTCGCCAAGACCGACGCCAACGTCGACATGATCGTGCAGAACGTCTCGGCTGCCGCGACCGGCCTCACCGACATCTCGTTCACCCTCCCGAAATCGGAGGGCCAGCGCGTTCTGACCGCTCTCAAGGCGGAGCAGGGCGACGTTGGATTCCAGTCCCTCCAGTACGACGACCAGATCGGCAAACTGGCGCTGGTGGGCGCCGGCATGCGCACCAACTCTGGCGTGTCCGCGAAGCTGTTCGAAGCGCTCTACGAGGCGGGCATCAACATCGAGATGATCTCGACGAGCGAGATCCGAATCTCGGTCGTCACGCGCGCCGACAGCGTCAACGAGGCGGCCCGCGTCGTCCACCGCGCGTTCGGCCTCGACGGCGACGCGACCGCGATCGTCTACGCGGGCACGGGACGCTGA
- a CDS encoding aspartate-semialdehyde dehydrogenase, with protein MRRLLEEREFPVKRIRFFASARSAGTTLPFKGEDILVEDAATADPTGIDIALFSAGATGSKAQAPRFAEAGAIVIDNSSGWRMDPEVPLVVSEVNPEAIADAHKGIIANPNCTTMAAMPVLKVLHDEAGLERLIVSTYQAVSGSGLAGAEELAGQIRAAVQDENLLQLVHDGSAVALPEPVKYVRPIAFDVIPLAGSIVEDGFNETDEEKKLRNESRKILGLPELLVSGTCVRVPVFTGHSLSINAEFSRALSPERATELLASAPGVVVTDVPTPLEAAGKDPSFVGRIRQDEGVPGGRGIALFISNDNLRKGAALNAVQIAELVAARLASESVPA; from the coding sequence ATGCGCCGCCTGCTGGAGGAGCGCGAGTTCCCGGTGAAGCGCATCCGCTTCTTCGCCTCCGCGCGGTCCGCCGGGACCACTCTTCCTTTCAAGGGGGAGGACATCCTGGTCGAGGATGCGGCGACAGCCGACCCGACCGGGATCGACATCGCCCTCTTCTCTGCTGGTGCGACTGGCTCGAAGGCCCAGGCGCCGCGCTTCGCCGAGGCGGGCGCGATCGTCATCGACAACTCGAGCGGGTGGCGAATGGACCCCGAGGTTCCCCTCGTGGTCAGCGAGGTCAACCCTGAGGCCATCGCGGATGCGCACAAGGGCATCATCGCGAACCCCAACTGCACCACGATGGCCGCGATGCCGGTGCTGAAGGTCCTGCATGACGAGGCCGGGCTCGAACGCCTCATCGTCAGCACCTATCAGGCAGTCTCCGGTTCGGGACTTGCAGGTGCGGAGGAGCTTGCCGGCCAGATCCGCGCTGCGGTGCAGGACGAGAACCTCCTGCAGCTCGTCCACGACGGTTCGGCGGTCGCCCTTCCGGAACCCGTGAAGTATGTGCGTCCGATCGCATTCGACGTGATCCCGCTCGCCGGGTCGATCGTCGAAGACGGCTTCAACGAGACCGATGAGGAGAAGAAGCTCCGTAATGAGAGCCGCAAGATCCTGGGTCTGCCCGAATTGCTCGTGAGCGGAACGTGCGTGCGCGTTCCCGTGTTCACCGGTCATTCGCTGTCGATCAACGCGGAGTTCTCACGTGCCCTCTCTCCGGAGCGTGCGACCGAACTGCTCGCATCTGCCCCCGGCGTGGTCGTGACCGACGTGCCGACGCCGCTGGAGGCGGCCGGTAAGGATCCGAGTTTCGTCGGCCGCATCCGGCAGGATGAGGGTGTCCCCGGAGGCCGCGGCATCGCGCTCTTCATCAGCAACGACAATCTCCGCAAGGGTGCAGCGCTGAACGCCGTGCAGATCGCGGAGCTCGTTGCTGCGCGTCTGGCTTCGGAGTCCGTACCGGCGTAA